One stretch of Arachis duranensis cultivar V14167 chromosome 1, aradu.V14167.gnm2.J7QH, whole genome shotgun sequence DNA includes these proteins:
- the LOC107478833 gene encoding cytochrome P450 84A1 (The sequence of the model RefSeq protein was modified relative to this genomic sequence to represent the inferred CDS: added 4 bases not found in genome assembly) → MDYLLQHEPIIRMALLFAIPILLLLPLVSRKLRQTTPFPPGPKGLPIIGNMNIMDQLTHRGLANLAKQYGGVLHLRMGFLHMVAISNPEAARQVLQVHDNIFSNRPATIAISYLSYDRADMAFAHYGPFWRQMRKLCVMKLFSRRRAESWQSVRDEVDTAVKTITKNFGKPVNIGELVFNLTKNIIYRAAFGSNSQEGQDEFISILQEFSKLFGAFNLADFIPYLGWIDPQGINARLVKARGALDRFIDKIIDEHVEKNRKKGHGKVDEESDMVDELLAFYGEEAKLNNESDDLQNSIRLTKENIKAIIMDVMFGGTETVASAIEWAMAELIRNPNELKRVQQELATVVGLDRRVEEADFEKLPYLKCVIKETLRLHPPIPLLLHETAEDATVSGYLVPKGSRVMINAWAIGRDKDSWEDPESFRPSRFLEEGVADFKGSNFEFIPFGSGRRSCPGMQLGLYALELAVAHLLHCFTWELPDGMKPSEMDMSDVFGLTAPLATRLFAVPAKRVTCPL, encoded by the exons ATTACTTACTTCAACATGAACCAATAATTCGAATGGCTCTATTGTTCGCCATCCCAATTTTACTTCTTCTGCCTTTGGTGTCACGAAAACTTCGTCAAACGACACCGTTTCCGCCAGGGCCAAAGGGGTTGCCAATCATTGGAAACATGAACATCATGGACCAACTTACACACCGGGGTCTTGCCAACCTGGCAAAACAATACGGCGGCGTTTTGCACCTCCGCATGGGGTTCCTCCACATGGTTGCGATTTCGAACCCGGAGGCAGCACGCCAAGTACTCCAGGTGCACGATAATATCTTCTCCAACCGCCCTGCCACCATAGCCATCAGTTACCTTTCTTACGACCGTGCTGACATGGCTTTCGCTCACTACGGCCCCTTCTGGCGTCAGATGCGTAAGCTCTGCGTCATGAAATTATTTAGCCGTAGACGAGCGGAGTCATGGCAGTCCGTAAGAGACGAGGTTGATACCGCGGTTAAAACCATAACTAAAAATTTCGGGAAGCCCGTGAATATTGGTGAGCTTGTGTTTAACCtcaccaaaaatattatttataggGCAGCGTTCGGGTCTAATTCGCAAGAAGGTCAAGATGAATTCATTTCTATATTACAAGAGTTTTCTAAGCTCTTTGGAGCTTTTAACCTTGCGGATTTCATTCCATATCTGGGATGGATTGATCCGCAAGGAATTAACGCTCGGCTTGTCAAAGCGCGTGGGGCGTTGGATAGATTCATAGACAAGATCATCGATGAACATGTGGAGAAAAACAGGAAAAAGGGTCACGGCAAGGTTGATGAAGAAAGTGACATGGTTGATGAGTTGTTAGCGTTTTATGGTGAGGAGGCTAAGTTGAATAATGAATCTGATGATTTGCAGAACTCCATCAGACTAACAAAGGAGAATATCAAAGCCATAATCATG GACGTGATGTTCGGAGGCACGGAAACGGTGGCATCGGCGATAGAATGGGCGATGGCAGAACTCATTAGGAACCCAAATGAGCTGAAGCGCGTGCAACAAGAACTCGCCACCGTCGTTGGCCTCGACCGGCGCGTGGAGGAGGCAGACTTCGAGAAGCTTCCCTACCTGAAATGCGTGATCAAAGAAACCTTGCGCCTCCACCCGCCAATCCCCCTCCTCCTCCACGAGACAGCGGAGGATGCAACGGTGTCCGGATACTTGGTCCCGAAAGGGTCGCGCGTGATGATCAACGCGTGGGCAATAGGGAGGGACAAAGACTCGTGGGAAGACCCTGAAAGTTTTAGGCCTTCACGGTTCTTGGAGGAAGGAGTGGCGGATTTCAAGGGTAGTAACTTCGAGTTCATTCCATTCGGGTCGGGTCGGAGGTCGTGCCCCGGGATGCAATTGGGGCTTTATGCGTTGGAGTTGGCAGTGGCACACCTTCTCCATTGCTTCACGTGGGAGTTGCCTGATGGGATGAAGCCGAGTGAGATGGACATGAGTGATGTATTTGGACTCACTGCTCCTCTAGCTACTCGTCTCTTTGCTGTTCCCGCTAAGCGGGTCACCTGCCCTCTCTAA